The following proteins are co-located in the Micromonospora tarapacensis genome:
- a CDS encoding SGNH/GDSL hydrolase family protein translates to MPHRPLARALSALVALLTATAGALLAPGVAQAAAPIHYVALGDSYSSGVGAGPYDLSTCLRSQKSYAPLWAAANDVASFRFPACGGAVTADVLDNQLGSLSATTTMVTITIGGNDAGFADVMTSCRFGSTSTCTNAVNAAKAFATGTLPSRLDGTYAAIRDRAPNARLVVLGYPRLFETGYCGLFAMSSHKRALLNEAADVLAAVTTDRAAAAGATFADTRPTFAGHGVCGAQPWIRDVTGIIEAYHPNADGYRYGYLPALNAVTG, encoded by the coding sequence ATGCCACACCGTCCGCTGGCCCGCGCACTGAGCGCGCTGGTCGCCCTCCTCACCGCCACCGCCGGTGCGCTGCTCGCTCCGGGCGTCGCCCAGGCTGCCGCGCCGATCCACTACGTCGCCCTCGGCGACTCGTACTCCTCCGGCGTCGGCGCCGGCCCGTACGACCTGTCCACCTGCCTGCGCAGCCAGAAGTCGTACGCCCCGCTGTGGGCCGCCGCCAACGACGTGGCCAGCTTCCGCTTCCCCGCCTGCGGTGGCGCGGTCACCGCCGACGTGCTCGACAACCAGCTCGGCTCGCTGAGCGCCACCACCACGATGGTCACCATCACCATCGGCGGCAACGACGCCGGCTTCGCCGACGTGATGACCAGCTGCCGTTTCGGCAGCACCTCCACCTGCACCAACGCGGTCAACGCCGCCAAGGCGTTCGCCACCGGCACGCTGCCGTCCCGGCTGGACGGCACCTATGCCGCCATCCGGGACCGGGCGCCGAACGCCCGGCTGGTCGTGCTCGGCTACCCGCGGCTGTTCGAGACCGGCTACTGCGGCCTGTTCGCGATGAGCAGCCACAAGCGGGCCCTGCTCAACGAGGCCGCCGACGTCCTCGCCGCGGTGACCACCGACCGGGCCGCCGCGGCCGGCGCCACCTTCGCCGACACCCGGCCCACGTTCGCCGGTCACGGCGTCTGCGGCGCCCAGCCGTGGATCCGGGACGTCACCGGGATCATCGAGGCATACCACCCCAACGCCGACGGCTACCGGTACGGCTACCTGCCGGCGCTCAACGCGGTCACCGGCTGA
- a CDS encoding glutamate synthase subunit beta — protein sequence MPDPNGFLRYPRRMPARRPVPVRISDWREVYPPAGAELIREQATRCMDCGIPFCHSDTAGCPLANRIPDWNDLVRTANWDAAVESLHATNNFPEFTGRLCPAPCEAACVLGIGGGEPVTIKQVEVEIADAAAARGLAPRPAPTPSGRSVAVVGSGPAGLAAAQQLARAGHAVTVYERDDAIGGLLRYGIPDFKLEKRHIDARLAQLAAEGVVFRTGVNVGVDVTAEQLRAQHDAVLLACGALQGRETDTVGRRLRGVHQAMAHLVAANRVVAAAGEGRPALATLPDGTPIDAAGRHVVIIGGGDTAADCLGVAHRQGAAGVHQLDLYPRPPQGRDEARDPWPTWPWVLREYPAHEEGGERVFAVAVEEFVDDGTGAVRAVRIVEVTVEKRDGRRFVTTVPGTERELPADLVLLAIGFEGTEEQPLLAQFGVSRNARGAVDSRADWQTGADGVFVAGDMHRGASLIVWAIAEGRAAAAAIHAYLGGSGTLPAPVDPTTRALAAR from the coding sequence GTGCCTGACCCGAACGGATTCCTGCGCTATCCGCGGCGGATGCCCGCCCGCCGGCCGGTGCCGGTGCGGATCAGCGACTGGCGGGAGGTGTACCCGCCGGCCGGTGCGGAGCTGATCCGCGAGCAGGCCACCCGGTGCATGGACTGCGGCATCCCGTTCTGCCACAGCGACACTGCCGGGTGCCCACTGGCGAATCGAATCCCGGACTGGAACGATCTGGTCCGCACCGCCAACTGGGACGCGGCCGTGGAGTCGCTGCACGCCACCAACAACTTTCCCGAGTTCACCGGCCGGCTCTGCCCGGCGCCCTGCGAGGCCGCCTGCGTGCTCGGCATCGGCGGGGGTGAGCCGGTGACCATCAAGCAGGTCGAGGTGGAGATCGCCGATGCGGCCGCGGCCCGGGGACTGGCGCCGCGCCCGGCGCCGACGCCGTCCGGCCGGTCGGTCGCGGTGGTCGGCTCCGGGCCCGCCGGGCTCGCCGCCGCCCAGCAACTGGCCCGCGCCGGTCACGCCGTCACGGTGTACGAGCGGGACGACGCGATCGGTGGCCTGCTGCGGTACGGCATCCCCGACTTCAAGCTGGAGAAGCGGCACATCGACGCCCGGCTGGCCCAGCTCGCCGCCGAGGGGGTGGTCTTCCGCACCGGGGTGAACGTCGGCGTCGACGTCACCGCCGAGCAGCTGCGCGCCCAGCACGACGCGGTGCTGCTGGCCTGCGGCGCGTTGCAGGGCCGGGAGACCGACACCGTCGGCCGGCGGCTGCGCGGCGTGCACCAGGCGATGGCACACCTGGTGGCCGCCAACCGGGTGGTCGCGGCGGCCGGCGAGGGTCGCCCCGCGCTGGCCACGCTGCCGGACGGCACGCCGATCGACGCGGCCGGCAGGCACGTGGTCATCATCGGCGGCGGCGACACCGCTGCGGACTGTCTCGGCGTGGCGCACCGGCAGGGTGCGGCCGGCGTACACCAGCTGGACCTGTACCCGCGCCCGCCGCAGGGCCGCGACGAGGCGCGCGACCCGTGGCCGACCTGGCCGTGGGTGCTGCGCGAGTATCCGGCGCACGAGGAGGGCGGCGAGCGGGTCTTCGCGGTGGCGGTGGAGGAGTTCGTCGACGACGGCACCGGCGCGGTGCGGGCCGTGCGGATCGTCGAGGTGACCGTGGAGAAGCGCGACGGCCGGCGCTTCGTCACCACGGTGCCGGGCACCGAGCGGGAGCTGCCCGCGGATCTGGTGCTGCTGGCGATCGGCTTCGAGGGCACCGAGGAACAGCCGCTGCTGGCGCAGTTCGGGGTGTCCCGTAACGCCCGGGGGGCCGTCGACTCGCGGGCGGACTGGCAGACCGGGGCCGACGGTGTCTTCGTCGCCGGCGACATGCACCGGGGTGCCTCGCTGATCGTCTGGGCGATCGCCGAGGGGCGGGCCGCCGCCGCGGCGATCCACGCGTACCTGGGCGGCAGCGGGACCCTACCGGCCCCCGTCGATCCCACGACCCGAGCCCTCGCCGCCCGCTGA
- the gltB gene encoding glutamate synthase large subunit, whose translation MALAYPHRPQPAPRRGQAASPAGLYDPSREHDACGVAFVADLHGRRSHTVVANGLGALCRLDHRGARGAEPNTGDGAGIMIQVPDAFLRAVVEFPLPSAGEYATGLVFLPDDDVAEARARQVVEKYALVEGADVLGWRDVPVDPSELGESAVAAMPRVRQLFLAAKRLTDTAAGPAGSPLSGIELERVAFCVRKQAERESAERGVTAYFPSLSGRTIVYKGMLTPDQLPVFYPDLTDERVHSAVALVHSRFSTNTFPSWPLAHPYRFIAHNGEINTIRGNRNWMQAREALLRTPELTGNIRRVFPVCTPAASDSANFDEVLELLHLAGRSLPHAVLMMIPEAWENDPEMRADKRAFYRFHASLSEPWDGPASVAFTDGEIVGAVLDRNGLRPGRWWQTADGLVVLGSEAGVLDLDPATVVAKGRLQPGKMFLVDTTAGRIVHDDEIKTELAAAQPYADWLHAGLIEMDDLPAREHTVFTHDSVRRRQQTFGYTEEELKILLAPMARTGAEPIGSMGTDTPISPLSTRPRLLYDYFHQLFAQVTNPPLDAIREELVTSLATTIGPEGNLLDPGPASCRQIVLPYPVIDNDELAKILSIDEDGDLPGFKAVRVSGLYRIRDGGAGIKARLTEICRHVSEAIEDGVRILVLSDRDSNADLAPIPSLLLTAAVHQHLVREQTRTQVALIVESGDCREVHHAAVLIGYGAAAVNPYLAFESVEDMISTGTLAAVEPRAAIRNYVKALGKGVLKIMSKMGISTVSSYCGAQVFEAVGLHTRLVERYFRGTPSTISGVGLDGIHAEVAARHALAWPASAAEPVDLLPVGGEYQWRREGELHLFNPETVFLLQHATRSRQYDVFRDYTAKVDELAARAGSLRGLFRLRSGVLPPVPIDEVEPASEIVKRFATGAMSYGSISAESHETLAIAMNRLGGKSNTGEGGEDVERLHDPARRSAVKQIASGRFGVTSEYLVNADDLQIKMAQGAKPGEGGQLPGNKVWPWIARTRHATPGVGLISPPPHHDIYSIEDLAQLVHDLKCVNPAARVHVKLVSEVGVGTVAAGVAKLKADVILISGHDGGTGASPLNSLKHAGTPWELGLAEAQQTLLLNKLRDRVTVQVDGQLKTGRDVIVAALLGAEEFGFATAPLIVSGCVMMRVCHLDTCPVGIATQNPVLRERFTGKPEFVENFFLFLAEEIRGYLAELGLRSIDEAIGRTELLDVAPAVEHWKAGGLDLGRVLHLPELPEGGARRGVRAQDHGLELALDNELIALAAPALRGTGHAAGTGTQVTPVRAEVAIRNEHRSVGAMLGGEVTRRYGGAGLPAETIEFVLRGTAGQSFGAFLPRGVTLRLHGDANDYVGKGLSGGRLVVRPDAAAPFVAADAEAGRRAEDQIIAGNTILYGATEGEVFLRGRVGERFAVRNSGAVAVVEGVGDHGCEYMTGGTVVVLGPTGRNFAAGMSGGTAFVWNLDRQRVNPELVDLALPGEQERSVLHGLVQRHFAETDSAIAEQLLKRWPEAVEEFTVVIPRDYRRVMEIMRAAEAAGQDVDDAVMSALAAPAAAPAPPAPADSSVPVAPAARAVAQEVARA comes from the coding sequence GTGGCCCTCGCGTACCCACACCGCCCCCAGCCGGCGCCGCGACGCGGCCAGGCGGCGTCCCCTGCCGGCCTCTACGACCCCTCCCGTGAGCACGACGCCTGCGGGGTGGCCTTCGTGGCGGATCTGCACGGCCGGCGCTCCCACACGGTGGTGGCCAACGGCCTCGGCGCGCTGTGCCGGCTGGACCACCGGGGTGCCCGGGGTGCCGAACCGAACACCGGTGACGGCGCCGGCATCATGATCCAGGTGCCGGACGCATTCCTGCGCGCGGTGGTCGAGTTCCCGCTGCCGTCGGCCGGCGAGTACGCCACCGGCCTGGTCTTCCTGCCCGACGACGACGTCGCCGAGGCCCGCGCCCGGCAGGTGGTCGAGAAGTACGCCCTGGTCGAGGGCGCCGACGTGCTCGGCTGGCGGGACGTTCCGGTGGACCCGTCGGAGCTGGGCGAGTCGGCCGTGGCGGCGATGCCCCGGGTACGACAGCTCTTCCTCGCCGCGAAGCGCCTCACCGACACCGCCGCCGGCCCGGCCGGCTCCCCGCTGTCCGGCATCGAACTGGAGCGGGTCGCGTTCTGCGTCCGCAAGCAGGCCGAGCGGGAGTCCGCCGAGCGCGGGGTGACGGCCTACTTCCCGTCGCTGTCCGGCCGGACCATCGTCTACAAGGGCATGCTCACCCCGGACCAACTGCCGGTCTTCTACCCGGACCTCACCGACGAGCGGGTGCACAGCGCCGTGGCCCTGGTGCACTCCCGGTTCTCCACCAACACCTTCCCGTCCTGGCCGCTGGCGCACCCGTACCGCTTCATCGCCCACAACGGCGAGATCAACACGATCCGGGGCAACCGGAACTGGATGCAGGCCCGCGAGGCCCTGCTGCGCACCCCCGAGCTGACCGGCAACATCCGGCGGGTCTTCCCGGTCTGCACCCCGGCCGCCTCCGACTCGGCCAACTTCGACGAGGTTCTCGAACTGCTGCACCTGGCCGGGCGCAGCCTGCCGCACGCCGTGCTGATGATGATCCCCGAGGCGTGGGAGAACGACCCGGAGATGCGCGCCGACAAGCGCGCCTTCTACCGGTTCCACGCCAGCCTGTCGGAGCCGTGGGACGGCCCGGCCTCGGTCGCCTTCACCGACGGCGAGATCGTCGGTGCGGTGCTCGACCGCAACGGCCTGCGCCCGGGCCGCTGGTGGCAGACCGCCGACGGCCTGGTGGTGCTGGGCAGCGAGGCGGGCGTGCTCGACCTCGACCCGGCCACCGTGGTCGCCAAGGGTCGGCTCCAGCCGGGGAAGATGTTCCTGGTCGACACCACCGCCGGCCGGATCGTGCACGACGACGAGATCAAGACGGAGCTGGCCGCCGCCCAGCCGTACGCCGACTGGCTGCACGCCGGCCTGATCGAGATGGACGACCTGCCGGCCCGCGAGCACACCGTCTTCACCCACGACTCGGTACGCCGTCGCCAGCAGACCTTCGGCTACACCGAGGAGGAGCTGAAGATCCTGCTCGCGCCGATGGCCCGCACCGGCGCGGAGCCGATCGGCTCGATGGGCACCGACACCCCCATCTCTCCGCTGTCGACCCGGCCGCGGCTGCTCTACGACTACTTCCACCAGCTGTTCGCCCAGGTCACCAACCCGCCGCTGGACGCCATCCGGGAGGAGCTGGTGACCAGCCTGGCCACGACCATCGGCCCGGAGGGCAACCTGCTCGACCCCGGCCCGGCGAGCTGCCGGCAGATCGTGCTGCCCTACCCGGTGATCGACAACGACGAGCTGGCCAAGATCCTCTCCATCGACGAGGACGGTGACCTGCCCGGGTTCAAGGCGGTCCGGGTCTCCGGGCTCTACCGCATCCGCGACGGCGGCGCCGGGATCAAGGCCCGGCTGACCGAGATCTGCCGGCACGTCTCCGAGGCGATCGAGGACGGCGTCCGGATCCTGGTGCTCTCCGACCGCGACTCCAACGCCGACCTCGCCCCGATCCCGTCGCTGCTGCTCACCGCGGCGGTGCACCAGCACCTGGTCCGTGAGCAGACCCGGACCCAGGTCGCGCTGATCGTCGAGTCCGGCGACTGCCGCGAGGTGCACCACGCCGCCGTGCTGATCGGCTACGGGGCGGCCGCGGTCAACCCGTACCTCGCCTTCGAGTCGGTGGAGGACATGATCTCCACCGGGACGTTGGCCGCCGTCGAGCCGCGGGCCGCGATCCGCAACTACGTGAAGGCGCTCGGCAAGGGCGTCCTGAAGATCATGTCCAAGATGGGCATCTCGACCGTGTCGTCGTACTGCGGCGCGCAGGTCTTCGAGGCGGTGGGGCTGCACACCCGCCTGGTCGAGCGGTACTTCCGGGGCACGCCGAGCACGATCAGTGGCGTCGGGCTCGACGGCATCCACGCCGAGGTGGCCGCCCGGCACGCGCTGGCCTGGCCGGCGTCGGCGGCCGAGCCCGTCGACCTGCTGCCGGTCGGCGGCGAGTACCAGTGGCGCCGCGAGGGCGAGCTGCACCTGTTCAACCCGGAGACGGTCTTCCTGCTCCAGCACGCCACCCGCAGCCGGCAGTACGACGTCTTCCGCGACTACACGGCCAAGGTCGACGAGCTGGCCGCGCGGGCGGGTTCGCTGCGTGGCCTGTTCCGGCTGCGCAGCGGAGTGCTGCCGCCGGTGCCGATCGACGAGGTCGAGCCGGCCAGCGAGATCGTGAAGCGGTTCGCCACCGGCGCCATGTCGTACGGGTCGATCTCGGCCGAGTCGCACGAGACGCTCGCCATCGCGATGAACCGGCTCGGCGGCAAGTCCAACACCGGCGAGGGCGGTGAGGACGTCGAGCGCCTGCACGACCCGGCGCGCCGTTCCGCGGTCAAGCAGATCGCCAGTGGCCGCTTCGGCGTCACCAGCGAGTACCTCGTCAACGCCGACGACCTGCAGATCAAGATGGCGCAGGGCGCCAAGCCCGGTGAGGGTGGGCAGCTGCCCGGCAACAAGGTGTGGCCGTGGATCGCCCGTACCCGGCACGCCACCCCCGGCGTCGGCCTGATCTCCCCACCGCCGCACCACGACATCTACTCCATCGAGGATCTCGCCCAGCTGGTGCACGACCTCAAGTGCGTCAACCCGGCCGCCCGGGTGCACGTCAAACTGGTCAGCGAGGTCGGCGTCGGCACCGTCGCGGCCGGGGTGGCCAAGCTCAAGGCCGACGTCATCCTGATCTCCGGCCACGACGGCGGCACCGGCGCCTCACCGCTGAACTCGCTCAAGCACGCCGGCACCCCGTGGGAGCTGGGCCTGGCCGAGGCCCAGCAGACGTTGCTGCTCAACAAGCTGCGCGACCGGGTCACCGTGCAGGTCGACGGCCAGCTCAAGACCGGTCGGGACGTCATCGTCGCCGCGCTGCTCGGCGCCGAGGAGTTCGGCTTCGCCACCGCTCCGCTGATCGTCTCCGGCTGCGTGATGATGCGCGTCTGCCACCTGGACACCTGCCCGGTGGGCATCGCCACCCAGAACCCGGTGCTGCGTGAGCGTTTCACCGGCAAGCCGGAGTTCGTGGAGAACTTCTTCCTCTTCCTCGCCGAGGAGATCCGCGGCTACCTGGCCGAGCTGGGCCTGCGCAGCATCGACGAGGCGATCGGGCGGACCGAGCTGCTCGACGTGGCACCGGCGGTCGAGCACTGGAAGGCCGGCGGGCTCGACCTCGGCCGGGTGCTGCACCTGCCGGAACTGCCCGAAGGCGGCGCCCGCCGCGGCGTACGCGCCCAGGACCACGGCCTGGAGCTGGCGTTGGACAACGAGCTGATCGCGTTGGCCGCCCCGGCGCTGCGCGGCACGGGCCACGCCGCCGGCACCGGGACGCAGGTCACGCCGGTGCGGGCCGAGGTGGCGATCCGCAACGAGCACCGCAGCGTCGGCGCGATGCTCGGTGGCGAGGTGACCCGCCGGTACGGCGGTGCCGGGCTGCCCGCCGAGACCATCGAGTTCGTCCTGCGCGGCACCGCCGGGCAGTCCTTCGGCGCGTTCCTGCCCCGCGGGGTCACCCTGCGCCTGCACGGCGACGCCAACGACTACGTCGGCAAGGGACTCTCCGGTGGCCGGCTCGTCGTCCGGCCGGACGCGGCAGCACCGTTCGTCGCCGCCGACGCCGAGGCGGGCCGCCGCGCCGAGGATCAGATCATCGCCGGCAACACCATCCTCTACGGCGCCACCGAGGGCGAGGTCTTCCTGCGGGGCCGGGTGGGGGAGCGGTTCGCGGTCCGCAACTCCGGCGCGGTGGCCGTCGTCGAAGGGGTCGGCGACCACGGCTGCGAGTACATGACCGGTGGCACGGTGGTGGTGCTCGGCCCGACGGGTCGCAACTTCGCCGCCGGCATGTCCGGCGGCACCGCGTTCGTCTGGAACCTCGACCGCCAGCGGGTCAACCCGGAGCTGGTCGACCTCGCTCTGCCCGGGGAGCAGGAGCGGTCCGTGCTGCACGGGCTGGTGCAGCGGCACTTCGCCGAGACCGACTCGGCCATCGCCGAGCAACTGCTCAAGCGCTGGCCGGAGGCGGTGGAGGAGTTCACCGTCGTGATACCCCGGGACTACCGCCGGGTGATGGAGATCATGCGGGCCGCCGAAGCCGCCGGCCAGGACGTCGACGACGCGGTGATGAGCGCACTGGCGGCACCGGCCGCCGCACCGGCACCGCCGGCGCCCGCCGACTCGTCCGTGCCCGTCGCGCCCGCCGCGCGGGCGGTCGCCCAGGAGGTGGCTCGTGCCTGA